The following is a genomic window from Daphnia magna isolate NIES linkage group LG4, ASM2063170v1.1, whole genome shotgun sequence.
ttataattaaaagaagaaaaaaaaacggatatTCGTGACCTTATTTAAGGCCAACAAAGTGTTTGCAGTAtgaacaataaagaaaaacttttccTTACATTTAACGCAGTCCGTTTTGGTTATTCCGTTTGGAATCGTCAGTTGTTGTATATACGAGACCCCCCTTTGCGTTTTTCATATTACAGCAAGTTCATTAACGAGAAAAAAACTGTCGGAATTAGAGCCGGTCCAAGTTCCGCGCTAAATCGCAGCTCGTAATTATTtcaagggcaaaaaaaaatgtgtggcTTTATAATATagtaataaaaagaagaaaaaaaaacagaaacaagtACGTAATAAGGTCGGCGACAACACGAATCTACTGGCCTGATAATATCCGCAATTCCCTCCGCTGGTTGGACTGAATCAATTGGCTTCGGGCTATTTTATTTACTAGTTTTCCAGCAAGTGGCAAGCTGCTCTTATTATTTAACAACTACTCTATGCATCGCTACTAGCCGTGGGAATTTTCGGTTAGAGtcatttgaaaaagaagaaaaaagtcgAATTTATGGTTagcaaaaaacaacaaattgtgtatctcttttcttcttcttcttcgaaaCTCTTGCGAGATCGCTAGGACGTGTATAAATGTATGAAAAAGGTCCGCATACGCACACATGACTCGAGGGCTTCACGATGGCCGACAAAGGATTTAGTCTTACGTATAGATGTATGGCCAAAGAAAGACGGTATAATACATTGCAACCTtgatcatcatcattttttgAGAGgctatttaaaagaaaatatacgAGACTCGCATTATTCTCTCGCTTTGATGATATCAACTCAATccatacattttatttttgttttttttttaagtttacgTGTACCAGCGGTAGTGTCTATAAATGGAGGCTTTTATTCGGCCCTGTCGCCATTTAATCCGCGGATCATATTTTACGTTTGTCAGCAGACAGACCAGACGACTCATCACGGAGCCAATCTCAATCGAATTTGCATATGCAGAACGAGGTTTCTTATACATTTTCGGACAAAACGGGATAACcgacgatttaaaaaataataatgtttaACCGGAAAAGCAAAAACTATATCCACCTCCCCAAATATGGCTGATTACCTTATTGAGACATTGCCATACAACCATGACAGGTTTTCCCATCCAGACTTCcttagaatttttgtttttctcaatCAACAAAACATACTTTCTCTCTTCTTactcatctttttctttttccttgaaCAGCGTGCTAAAAATGCACATGTGCGTTCAAGTGGATTCATCCTGTCGGAGCAATCACGCTTCGGCAAACAGCCAAATGGATTTTTGCACGCAATTTAAATGCGGTAAATCATTGGACTGTTTTTGGGGGCTTCTTTTCTCGTTATGCGCGTATGAATTGTAATAGGGTATTAAACGGTCTCGTATTCTCCCGCCGAATGAGGTGTCACGTTTCACCttaaaagagcaaaaaaacacacacacaaagagaaTCACTTGCGCATAAAAGCCACTTTctaaaaaaacacatttagTTTAAGAACGCTGCATAATGAGTCCTACACTCGCAAACACAGATTGTAAAGATATGGGCCGTTTAACATATACACATAGGTTTTGTTGAAAACTGAAAGGTTAACTGCAATCTATTGATTGCTTTTACAATACGCGGTAGAAACGGTGTCCTTGTAATAAAATGTTTTCGAAATGCGTGACATTCTATCATTACGCATTTTATTTGCATGGAAATCGAGGTTGAAGTTGCTTTCTACAGGACTGTACAACAGCTTTGTGGTGCTTTAAAAGCTATCGTTTTGAAGAGTCATTCTGTTcaatttaaaaagtaaaaataggTAACTGAATCACGGCGCAAAACCTTTGGTAATGTTCCCTTCTTTATCGCTGCTTATCAAAGGACTTAGGCAGTGTTTGTCAATGAATCATGTAAATGAATGGCCATCTGAACTTATGATGAGTAAACAAGTTTTGTGAATAAGCCACAACTAAACAATGACAAATATAAACTTGATATCattcaaatacaaatactatgACATAAGATGAAATCTATAGATTTCCCCACGAAACGTCTAAAAGTTGATTTGACAATTTAAACTAAACACAAACTTGTTTgtggataaaaagaaaattgacaATCATCACATTCACAGGAAGTGTCATGACAACTGAATGTTGGACTTACCTACTGGAAGATACATGGTTCACACGTCGTAGATTCAGTAACTCAGACTTTCTCGGTACGCACTCAAAGTGatattcaatttaaatttcGTTTAAAGTAAAGTTTAACCAACTTTATTCTGTTGTTCgttgacattttttaaagttggtTGCTCCACTCGCTCTTTATTATTCTAGTGTGACGCCACCTAACGGCAAATATGATCACTGTTGTCATTATTCAAGGACGGCCTTAATTCACTAACGTTGATACAAGCTGCAGATGTTATTATTTATAAGACAAAATCACCCTAAAaactgattttgataaaaatttcTAGTTCCGTTTAATGAACACTACTTGCCAATCCAAAAACttacaaaatataaacaaacaaatgtaaataacgaaattgaaaGAGTGGTTGTCAATATTTTTACACTGGTGAAAACGCCATCGCTAGTttggattttaaaaagaataaataggGGTTTGAAACCAATGTATCATTAAGATCATACTTCACAGGATCATTTCTGTAGTATATCTTGACTTGTTTCCCACCAGAAACATGTCTCCTTTCAATCCACGATGACGAGTAACGACGCTGGCTTCTGAGCGTGAAGCAGGTCGTGAGTGTAACTACTTCGGTAGTATCTACTCACGGCCATTGAGGACCGTTTCCGGTACTTCCTCGTGAAGTACTGGAAGGAAGTCGGCGTGTTCAGAGTGGTTGAAACCCTTTTTCACTAATCAAATTAATAATAGTAGCTGAATAATCAACATTCGAGTTACAAATAATCGCTCATAAATTtcactgaaagaaaaaatgcgtacataacttttatttaaatatatactTTATTATATCTTCTTCACGATTCAAACCAATGTAATCACTCACTATCATTCTACAAAATCGCTGTATAACTCTGAGTTAATGCGTAATAATCACAATTTTGATTGTGAAGTGTTGGAATGGTCTCCATGTTATGACCCTAGTCCGATGTGCAAATTGCGTCGGTCGGTTTCAGTTGCTAATAACCTCGTACGTTCGGTTTAGCGCGCTCAGATAACTTCATTGCATCAGAAAGATAATATCAAAGTGATAATGAACTCTCAAGGAGTTAAAGGAAAAAGTCAGTGCTTAACAACCAGTGAGTGTGAGCATCTGTACCTTTTCTTcgtcagcaaaaaaaaagtgagtaGAACATTCAATCTTTAATCGAACAAATTCAAGTTATAATTAATACTTACGATGGCTGGTTGAAAGCACATGTCATTCTGACAATCGGGACGTAACGATTTGATACACTTACCTTCTTGCCCAGGGATTCACGCAAGGTTCTATTCCGAGGACTGCTCATGGCTCTGAAAGGTTTCATCTCAATAGCCGAGTTTGACATACTTGAACTGATAGGTGGAGGAGCTTATGGCCGGGTATTCAAGGCTAAGAGAAAGAACGAGAAGGAGACCTTTGCTATCAAATGCATTAAACTATCAAACGACGACGATGTGGAATTGGTATACAGCAGTATGAGGGAGTTAACTGTAAGAATTACATTTCAATTCTGTGATCGTCTTTGCCTCATTAAGCATCGTATTAATACATCTCGTTCACTGACTTTGGTCAGGAAATGCGACGATTGCATCATCCCAATATAGTCCAGTACTACTGCGGCTGGTGGGAGACTCTTCCACCGTCATGGCGGAGAAACAGCAAACAAGATCAGGTTGACGTGTCGTGGTCTAGCCAAAGTGACGATTTTTCTAGTGAGGCTGAAATTAGCATCGATTAcgaaaaacgaatgaaaatgGAGGACGAGCGTTGGGGAAATGTCAGCGACTCTTCTCTGTCTAATCAGCTGGCATTGTCAGCAAAAAGCGATGGCAGCGCCACGCGAAGGGATGACGAGGTTCAGAGAGAATGGCTTCAACACAAACGATTAACATCACAGGAGACTAGCGAATTGAAATGTAGAAGTAATAAAACTTACCTGTATTTGTATATCAAGATGGAGCTTTGTCGCAAAGAAAATCTGGCCGATTGGCTGAAGACTCCGATTTCCCAACGTGTTCAACTGGACGTTAACAACATGTTTCAATCTATTTTACAGGCGGTGCATTATCTCCACAATCAGGTTCTAATTAaaagtttattttcttttctgcaaTGGTTTTTCATCTTTTGGTATTAATTCTGTAGAATATAATTCATCGTGATTTAAAGCCAAGTAACATTTTCTTCAACTCCGAATGGTCAATTAAAATTGGCGATTTCGGACTAAGCAAAGGAATGACAATGGAACAGGCTCTACTAACCTCCGATGTGGACTACGGACAGACGCGGTCAGGAACGGGTACTTCTCGGATGAATCACACGGTCTATGTTGGCACCAAGCCTTACATGGCACCTGAACAGGAGAAATGCCAAACGTATAACCACAAGGTGGACGTCTATGCACTGGCTATCATCCTCTTCGAACTGCTGATTCCATTCGGTTCCGCTTCCGAGCGACTGATAGCCATTTCCAACTTGAAAGTTTACCAGCTCCCACCTAAATTTGAAGAAATCTACGGCACAAAGTTTGTAAGTAAGCAGACACACAGAGATACACTTTGTTTTATCGGGCATTAAATTTTCTTGCACGCAGAAACGGCTGCTTATCAAGATGGTATCTGAGAATCCAGACATAAGACCGGAAATTAAAAACATTCTATCCGAATACAATATTATAGCAGTCATCTAAATATCTCGAAGCAAATTGACCACTATTTCAGTCTGATTCCTCGCCGATTGCAGAGAGAAGACATTGATCTTCATCCGCCTCAGATAAGGAGGATGCAAGATTTCCGattcgaaaaaaagaattgtttcTATTGTGGTATTACAATTAGATTAATACGAACACTGACGAAATTCAATCGCATATTGTCCTGCGTTTCTAGATTAATTATTCAGAGCCTGAGGATTCAAGGGAATTAGGACAGGTAATGAAACAGTACCTTCAATACATACTTTCAATTATACCTTCAATCACTTAGAAGCCAACGATTTATGGTATACAAAATCCCGATTAGTTTGTCTAATGAAAAGGAAGCTAATTTCACATTGGACATGTTTTAAAGGGGAGCAATTTCAGTTAAATTTTCTACAGGATCCACAAAAACTCGAACGATGCCGACATAGTAAGAGGAAAACTGAAATTTTAAAGTCTAATTAATCACGAAAAACTAACGAAATAATTaattgcttttatttcaaagTGGACAGCAATACGAGGGCAAGTTCACATAGACCTCCTAACCATCTCTCTCGCAAAAATACGAAAGCAATTGCGCGAGGAAGCGAAATTCACCAACCCCGACAAAGGACCGGGAATACAAGACATTTTTCCAGAGCACGCCgccaaaaaaactaaatctttTCGTTATTCTAACTGACGGAAATGGACTGGGAAGCTGTTGGTAGACGTCAAATGCAGAAAAGGACATCACGACTTTTAACCTTTAAGAGTATTGAACTTTTGGGGAACGCCCTTTTAACTTTCAtagctataacagtgtaacaGTGAGAATATAATCAAAACGTACCGAGAGTATTGGCGCACCTGCGTCTGGACCATGCTGTTTATAGGGAAAAAGCGCCAGATCCGCAATATTTTTCCTTTGGATTCCTGTGATGCGTCTAAACCGTAATTAATCCACAAGTTATTTAGTAATTTGACACATTTATCGTTTGAACTTCATAAGGTTGAAATATAATAAGAGTAAAAGCTTACATTGCATAAATCATTCATGTGGCTGACGCGTTGAATGCTACAGGTCTTACCAAGCCGGCCTTGTTTTTATTAGTGCATCACGTGTTCTTCCCGTCTATTCCTACGAAAGTTCTTTCATTACGGAGAATAAGCCATGAAATAACAGATATTTACGTGCGAACTTTCGCGTTCTTTGGAATGCAGATGTGCCTCGTTGAGAAACGAAAATTAAGAAGACATTGCATAGTTTACTTACTTCAAACGTGTATTGCGCGCCGTATTAAAAATTCGTTGATTTACTCATTACATGGCAATTTTGCTACTCCATTTCCACGTTTACTTCTTTTAGTGAGATATTCGGCTTGCACATCTTCTCTCGCACGCCCTTTAATTTCACCGGTGTTAAAGAACTTGTGGCGGAAAGTGTACTGCAGATCATGGATTATTGCCGAATCTGCTGCTTCCTGTTTGCCATATAATGTAATCTAATTTGACAATTCtcaaaaattggaaaattgaaaaagataTACTTTGGGTTCCATCGTTTTTTGCATAGTGATTAACCGCCGGCTGGAATGCAAATTAAGGATTTGCTCGCTATTGGCTACCGTTTCAAGACAGGGATGTTCTGGTAACAGGTCAGGATCGTATTCCATTCTACAGcgaaaagtaaaatttaaatataaattaGTAGAAGTAAGTTGATAGAAGCCCTACCTTATAATCGGAATCCAAAATACCACTCTTCCATTTACTTTGAGGTTGTTGGCAGCAAAATTGAGAAGATCTTTGTACATATCGCCTAAACCATATTGGGTTTTTGAAGGGAAATGTGGTGAAGCTAGTTCTTCCGGAACAGGAGCTATTTTCTTGCTGCCCACTTTTTCTGTCGATTCGCGAATTCCGTAGGGTGCTACGTACATCAAGTTATGAATTAGTTAAAATCCTTATTCACTGAATGCGTTTTTTTACGATCGGTTATTATGGAATCGAAACGAAATTCCGGTCTCCAAACGGGTCTGGATGCGTCACCCACAAACACGTCTAAATAGCGCGAGAAGAGATTGTAAGTCTTGAGGTTCCCCTTGATATCCTCATCTGGTTGACGTTTTTTTTGATGAGCTCTACTAGGTTTCATCTTCCCGTGAAGTGTGAGATAATCTATATCCGTGCCGCAAACATAACCACCGAAATGAGCTGCGGCTACTAGAAGAGATCCTGTGAAACAGTTGGATTATTAACTGCATGTATGATGTAGAAACTATAGGAATAAGAAACCTGTCCCAACAAAAGGGTCAACAACTACATGGCCATCGTCAATCTGGGCAAGGTTAGCCATAATCATCGATAATTTAGGATCCATGCTAGTGTTGCCAATGAAGTGTCTAGTCTTAAGGGAATATTTTTCTACGGCCGATCTTTCGCTATTCGAAACCTACATGAATTAAAATGACAAATTTTActcttaaattttaaaatacagtAAGGTTTCTATTATTACCCATCTGCCAAAAAAGTAATCATACGGATTCTCCGGAATACGTCCTGCATCAAGTCCAAAAAATTCATAATAATGATAGGTCACACTTGGGTTTTTCAAATTGGCAGTTCCAAGAATAGGCAGAAAACTAAAAGACTAGAAATAATCACACTTGTCATATacatgaaaaggaaaacaactAGCTTTAAAAATCCCacctcaattttttttattttatcctCTTGGCTTGTTACTTTATTAAATGTATCCACCACAACTTTGAAtgtgttttcctttttgaaataaaatgtaaattcaGTAGGTAGGATTTTTAGTTGGTCATCAAGGTGTTCTTTTGTGGTTGATCTTGCCCACAACTCGATTATGGACCGAACTGTGACAGATCTCTTCATAAGCTTTATTGCACAATCCTCACTGGGCATGGAAATGAGCATCCAAGGCTATTTTAAAGTTTTAAATATAATAACTTTGCAAAagttatttaaaatgtttttatgcATACATTTTCTGCTGGTTTTTCTATCCATGTATGTGGAATTTTGTACATTGCTAAAATAGCTTCAACTTCCTACacagaaaatataaacaaggTTAGTATAGGAGTGAACTTGTAAAATATATAGTTTTATACAGGAATTCTGAAGGACACATGTTCATTTGCACACCAAAGTAAATAAGATTTCCACGTGTGTCGCGCTGCCATTTGTCTGACTGactatttttattcaaataatgATCGTCTGCTACTCACCAATGTCACGGAAACAACAGCTGAAGTTGCagcagtttttttatttgttctcctttaaaCTACGAAAGTGAATGTCTAGATTACTCTGACCGAAGCACGAAGGACAAAGATTAGATGTAAGATGATGTAAAAGAAAACTAGAAATTCAACTTCTCGTATCAGTCGTTTATTTgtatggaaaaaacaaaacacaagaCCACACTCTGTAATGATtgatttctgtttgtttttcttatgaaaaatggaaaacaccAGGTTGGAGCTGCagataaaaatatttttctaaaaaatgaTATTGGTCATGTGCATAGTATTTCAAGGGTTTATTGTCATGCCATTGTTGGAAATGGCCAACAAGAGGTAAAGAATGGCAGCTCCTCCCATACCCCATTTACTTGTGAAATTATGGATATTAAAGATGATGAGAGACAGTGATTTTCTGACCCCGTCTTGTAATTTTCCATGATGAAGTTAGGCAGCTACATCTTGTAGGTCAGCAGGCAATGGGTTCTTGGGGTGTTTGTTCTCAAAATGCTGTTTGTAAGTTTTTGGATCTGGCATCTGAGACTGAAGACAAATAAATGAAGACACAGTGAATAAGAATCTCTATTATGTAGTAGAGAAATCTATTTACCTTGCAGACAGCACAAACATGCACTAAAGCAGCCATTgcagcttttttttgttcacttGCGCTGTGACCCTGTTGCTTCTTAGCTTTGGCAGCCTTCTCATTGGCTTTCTGCTGAGACTGGATCTTTTGTTGTCCACGAGCCATGACTGTCAACGGATAAAACCAAATCATACATTACCGTTAgtcaacaaaaacattttaccACATTTAAACTAGGCCATTGCCTAACTAGCGTTCTCTAGTATTTCGATGCAATATACAGCAGCAAGAAATAAAACTGAATTCATACTTTAAGACTAATAAGTTAGCTAACGGTTACTTATTTAAGTAAGAATAATCTTTACCTTATCAAGGTTGTGAAAATACTGCGAGCACGATTAACCACGTCCGAGGAGATCAGCTGTCAAGCGACACTACACTACACAACTACAAGGAGAAAGCAGCTGCTCTCTTGTAAGAAATTAATAGCGGCAACGTGCTTTGCAAGAATCGATTATTCGAATTAAACAATCGATTTACCCCTTCCTCTAACCTTAACATTTCAACCCTCGTACGAAAATCGGGATTGAGCTTGTTTAACGTCATGCTATAGATTTCCCAAATCACgaattctttatctttattcaAGGAATACAAAAAAGGTGAATTTATGAGCTTATGATTTCATGCTTTACCCTTTAAAgatatttatttcttaattgaTTTAATCGCAGAAAACTAACAGTTCAGAAATGGATTTCGCAAAACGATGTATTTTGCAACAGAACGAGGTACATACAATGCTCATGCCTTCTTGGTGGGGAGGATGATACCGTCgtactgtaaaaaaaaaaagaattgttaaATATTGCGACTGGTTTTCATGGTAATAACAGTGTGCGAGTATTCTTGAAATCCAGTGCTATAAATCTAGCGACTTATTCCGATTTTACACAATCATTATTTAGCAACAATGACAGCAGAGCTATCTTCATGATTCAGATAGTCCAAGCAATAGATGGTGCATCTAATTAAAATAAATCAGTAAGGGTTTCTCATTCTATACCTTCTGCTGGAACCATTTCATGGCATCTTCGCGCTTCAACCGGTGCTGGAATCCAACTTTGCCGGTTTTGCGACGACGCTCGGCTACGCTGAAGCCTATGTGTTATAAATGACGTGATGAAATAAATGTCTCCACAACAGGACACATGTATCTATTTTTTAGTAACTAGCCCAGTAATTAAAGTGGACCAGAGTTGCAATAAATAGAATTGCTTTAGCACATTATTGTTAAATTTTCccaagaaaaattattgacATCAGTCAAGGGACGATGCTTGTGCAGAAGATATTATGCTTATACAATTACCTGGGCGTCCAAGGACAACATAGAAGTCAAGGCCGTAGATACCAATGGAAGGGTCATACTTGATACCAAGATCAATGTGTTCTTGGATACCAAAACCAAAGTTTCCAGTATCACTGAAGTTTTCTTTTCGCAACTCGTATTCCCTGACTTTCAATCCTCTTTCAAGAATCTCTTCAGCCTTAGCTCCACGGACTGTGCAGTGGACTGCAATCTTTTCGTTACGACGAATACCGAACGAGCGCACGGTATAACGGGCTTTGGAGAAAACAGGCTGTTGGCCTGTAAGCTGTTCCAACACCTAAATAAAAATCACAGCATTTTAACATATATTCACGAACATTCCTAGAAGAAGTTATCTCCATCATTTAGTAACTAGCCCAGTAATTAAAGTGGGCCAGAGTTGCAACAAATGGAATTACTTTATCACATAATATAATGTTATTTCCCACGATATAATATTAACATAAATCAAGGGACGATGCATGTGAATATAAAACACATACTAGACTAGTCAACATACCTTGGCGGCCCTGGTCAATCTGTCACCAGATTCACCGACACAAATGTTCAGACATAGTTTACGAATACGCAGTTCGCGCATCTGATTCTTGGACTTATCCCGCTTCACCTGCTCCTGGAATATTTCGAACACAAAAAGACAttagtcaattttgaatcacTCATGGCCCCACGAATGAAAGAGGCTGATAAGCACCGGTGGCCACAAAATCGTTGGCTTTAAATTTGGATTCTCAAACAAacgaatttgaaaaagaaatactttCCGCAAATTAAATTGCCAGTAAAATGAGTGGAAAATTAAATGAACGACAGATGAAACCCGATAACAATTCACGAGAACTCACCGTAGTAGCCGTCATTTTGGAGCTTCTAAAAAACAAGAGAAGTTCGGCTAGTTGTACCACCCAGGCAACGCAGCCTTTCTAAAGAAGAGAGGAATGATGAAACATAGTTGCCAAGTCGACAGAAGAATTTAACATTGCACTttcagattttaaaaatgttaattaagacacacaaaacaaagattatgaTTTGATTTACTAAATTTTATAATCGAAAACACGTTTTTAATGGATTATAATCTAAGTATGATTTcatctcgaaaaaaaaatagtttgatCGACACATCTCAGTATCGATTATTAACTTTACTTTACCAAATTTCATACAAATGTAATATTGTATCATCATAGTTATCACTCATACATTATGCTGATTAACTGTTATTGTTTAAAAGATTTGATCGTTGACAGACATACACCATATCAGAGAACATATGAAGTATGGAAACTATATATTACACCCGTCAGGCCGTCATGAAGTCTCTTTATGAAATTCGAGTACACGAGCCATTATTTGCACATTGAATCCGAACTCGGAAACTAACCGTACCAGAACTTTTCATAAAATTTCTTTGCTTTTGAAAACCCCGAATTTAGttgttgaacaaaaaaaaatacaaaaaaagttaaaagtgAGCACCGTTAGTTGTCCGGTTGTTGATTCGATCGCCACATGGTGACGAATGGTAACAAAGCATGGAAACGAAATCTCGTCAAAAACCGACTGCTCAAAGGACAACGAAAGAAGCGACACAAATGGAGGATCCAAGTATCAGGTACTAGAATCATCATGAATGTATTTCGATCAGTTATTTTTTAACTCGAAAGTCAGGTTAGATGGTATCGTGAAACAATGCACGAAATCAACTGATCATGCTAAACTGGTGGGGGAGAAAGGCGAAGCGGCCTTGCTTACCAGTTTTAATGTCTTGAAACGCCTAAAGGACGATGGCTGCGACTTGGTAATCCATCACTGAATCACGTTTCGTTGTTGTTAACTGACTTTGAATTCTTCGTTTCTGCAAGATCGGAAGTGTTGAATCGAGTTCGGCGGTTCGAATCGGACGTCGATCGAGTCAGCGACGAGCTACTGAGACGGAATGTACGGCATTGTCGGAAGCCTGTTCAAGTCATGTGGATACAGTCAACGTCAAATTGCAGGCCACTTGGACTGAAGCTTTCAAAAACACGGCTCCTCATCAACTGACAGCCGATATCAACGAAATTCAAGGTTTTAGTTTTCcagaattatttcaataatttccTCAAGaacataaaaattacacaggAATGAGTGATGACATATTACAAACCCAACAAGTACTAATTGACCGCCTACGGGAAGAAGTGAACCAGGCCGATAAGACTATCCAACTGGAGATTGAACGTCAGACGGAAGATCTCAGTGTCATGCGGAAAAGGATGAAGGATCATTTGGATTCAACTCGAGCCACCCAGCGCTGCCAACTAGGAGAAATCGATGCAAGTTATTGCAATTGGTGACACTAACGTTCAAATTCACATCTATTTCGTCTCTGTTCATCGTCGCAGTTGGCGTTCGGAAAGGATTACGAATTTTTGCTGGAAGACCACACTAACCTTATAGACCAAATGCTGGCTGATTGGTCAGCCTCCGAGAATCAAATCATTCGAGAACTGAACGAACTTGGGAGCCAGTGGATGGACGATTTGTATCAGACAGACGTTTACTACTACAACGAATGTACCCAGATCCGCAATTCACTCACATCCGACATTCAACTGATTGAGCAAGAGCTGGAAAAACTCAAAGTCGATTTTGCTCTCAACAACGAAGTGTTGGATTACAACTGCCGTGTGCTCAAGCTGAGGGAAGAAGAGCGTGCAGGAGTTATCGTTCAGCACAAACGCAAAATCAACCGATTGACTGATCGTTATCGGCAACTGAAGGAGGAGAGCAACAAGGCCGGCCAGATACGCAGAGAAGAGGAACTCAAATTGATCAAAGAAATTGAGCATTTACGTAAAGATTGCGAATCGATGGAGTGCAAGTTTTCCACCATCAAAGGCGCCAATGATCATCAACTCGAATCTGTTTGTGAAATGGCCGAAGACAGAATCA
Proteins encoded in this region:
- the LOC116921600 gene encoding 60S ribosomal protein L11; this translates as MTATTEQVKRDKSKNQMRELRIRKLCLNICVGESGDRLTRAAKVLEQLTGQQPVFSKARYTVRSFGIRRNEKIAVHCTVRGAKAEEILERGLKVREYELRKENFSDTGNFGFGIQEHIDLGIKYDPSIGIYGLDFYVVLGRPGFSVAERRRKTGKVGFQHRLKREDAMKWFQQKYDGIILPTKKA
- the LOC116921567 gene encoding eukaryotic translation initiation factor 2-alpha kinase 3 isoform X1, which encodes MNSQGVKGKSQCLTTSECEHLYLFFVSKKKDSRKVLFRGLLMALKGFISIAEFDILELIGGGAYGRVFKAKRKNEKETFAIKCIKLSNDDDVELVYSSMRELTEMRRLHHPNIVQYYCGWWETLPPSWRRNSKQDQVDVSWSSQSDDFSSEAEISIDYEKRMKMEDERWGNVSDSSLSNQLALSAKSDGSATRRDDEVQREWLQHKRLTSQETSELKCRSNKTYLYLYIKMELCRKENLADWLKTPISQRVQLDVNNMFQSILQAVHYLHNQNIIHRDLKPSNIFFNSEWSIKIGDFGLSKGMTMEQALLTSDVDYGQTRSGTGTSRMNHTVYVGTKPYMAPEQEKCQTYNHKVDVYALAIILFELLIPFGSASERLIAISNLKVYQLPPKFEEIYGTKFKRLLIKMVSENPDIRPEIKNILSEYNIIAVI
- the LOC116921576 gene encoding tRNA (guanine(10)-N2)-methyltransferase homolog; translation: MAARHTWKSYLLWCANEHVSFRIPEVEAILAMYKIPHTWIEKPAENPWMLISMPSEDCAIKLMKRSVTVRSIIELWARSTTKEHLDDQLKILPTEFTFYFKKENTFKVVVDTFNKVTSQEDKIKKIESFSFLPILGTANLKNPSVTYHYYEFFGLDAGRIPENPYDYFFGRWVSNSERSAVEKYSLKTRHFIGNTSMDPKLSMIMANLAQIDDGHVVVDPFVGTGSLLVAAAHFGGYVCGTDIDYLTLHGKMKPSRAHQKKRQPDEDIKGNLKTYNLFSRYLDVFVGDASRPVWRPEFRFDSIITDPPYGIRESTEKVGSKKIAPVPEELASPHFPSKTQYGLGDMYKDLLNFAANNLKVNGRVVFWIPIIRMEYDPDLLPEHPCLETVANSEQILNLHSSRRLITMQKTMEPKEAADSAIIHDLQYTFRHKFFNTGEIKGRAREDVQAEYLTKRSKRGNGVAKLPCNE
- the LOC116921604 gene encoding zinc finger protein 706; this encodes MARGQQKIQSQQKANEKAAKAKKQQGHSASEQKKAAMAALVHVCAVCKSQMPDPKTYKQHFENKHPKNPLPADLQDVAA
- the LOC116921567 gene encoding eukaryotic translation initiation factor 2-alpha kinase isoform X2; the encoded protein is MNSQGVKGKSQCLTTSECEHLYLFFVSKKKDSRKVLFRGLLMALKGFISIAEFDILELIGGGAYGRVFKAKRKNEKETFAIKCIKLSNDDDVELVYSSMRELTEMRRLHHPNIVQYYCGWWETLPPSWRRNSKQDQVDVSWSSQSDDFSSEAEISIDYEKRMKMEDERWGNVSDSSLSNQLALSAKSDGSATRRDDEVQREWLQHKRLTSQETSELKCRSNKTYLYLYIKMELCRKENLADWLKTPISQRVQLDVNNMFQSILQAVHYLHNQNIIHRDLKPSNIFFNSEWSIKIGDFGLSKGMTMEQALLTSDVDYGQTRSGTGTSRMNHTVYVGTKPYMAPEQEKCQTYNHKVDVYALAIILFELLIPFGSASERLIAISNLKVYQLPPKFEEIYGTKFVKTAAYQDGI
- the LOC116921566 gene encoding dynein regulatory complex protein 1-like encodes the protein METKSRQKPTAQRTTKEATQMEDPSIRLDGIVKQCTKSTDHAKLVGEKGEAALLTSFNVLKRLKDDGCDLIGSVESSSAVRIGRRSSQRRATETECTALSEACSSHVDTVNVKLQATWTEAFKNTAPHQLTADINEIQGMSDDILQTQQVLIDRLREEVNQADKTIQLEIERQTEDLSVMRKRMKDHLDSTRATQRCQLGEIDLAFGKDYEFLLEDHTNLIDQMLADWSASENQIIRELNELGSQWMDDLYQTDVYYYNECTQIRNSLTSDIQLIEQELEKLKVDFALNNEVLDYNCRVLKLREEERAGVIVQHKRKINRLTDRYRQLKEESNKAGQIRREEELKLIKEIEHLRKDCESMECKFSTIKGANDHQLESVCEMAEDRISELLKKLASIDERIFVEILEQPWDNLVGVSRHIQPKASALDSKQLEQVVVRLEKNLRFLTDTISEVDSPKERLMKALDIPDEHEFHVLLTDMHSVPDSDILKELACYIQQQRSRPADQPVTTRRYLADAATIRNHFELFKETAVPKKRLDMWKMLARALVQYERILRGKQTKIKKV